The genomic interval CCGCCTCGTCGCGGACGACGAGCGCCGTCTTCGAGTGGGTCTTCAGCCCGATGGTGCCGTACGCGACGTGGATACCCTCCTCCTCCAGCCGGCGCACCCACCGGAGGTTGTTCTCCTCGTCGAAGCGCGCCTTCAGTTCGACCATCACGGCGACCTGTTTGCCGTTGCGCGCGGCGTCGATGAGGCTCCCGATGACCTTCGAGTCGCGGGAGGTGCGGTAGATGGCGGCCTTGATGGCGACCACGTCGTCGTCGTGGGCCGCGGTTTCGAGGAACGACTGCACCGTGTGCTCGAAGGAGTGGTACGGGTGGTGGACGAGCACGTCGCCGTCCGCGACGGCGTCGAACACGGTCCGCGCGCCGTTGCCGTCCTCGCCGTCCTCGCCGACCCCGGCGAACGCGGGATGGCGCTTGGGGGTCCACGCCGGCAGTTTCAGGTCCGGGCGGTCGAGGTCGGCGAGCGCGTCGAAGTCGCGGAAGTCGAGCGGCCCGGGTCGCTCGTACGTCTCGCGGGCGTCCAGGTCGAGCTGGTCCGCGAGCAGCTCGCGCATCCCGTCGGGCATCCGCGCCTCGACTTCGAGGCGGACGACGGTGGCGAACCGCCGGTCGCGGAGCACGCCCTCTATCATCTCGATGAGCCCCTCCGCGACCTCCTCGTTGCGCCGCACCTCGGCGTTGCGCGTCACGCGGAAGGCGGCGCAGTCGAGTACCTCGACGTTGGGAAAGAGGAGGTCGAGGTTGGCCTCGATGACGCGTTCGAGCGGCACGTACAGCGAGCCCTCCTCGACGGGGACCAGCCGCGGGCGGTTCTCGGGTATCTTCACCCGCGAGAACTTCGGGTCCTCGCCGTCGCGGCGCGTCCGCACCCCGAGCGACAGCGAGAGGTTCGAGATGAAGGGGAACGGGTGGGCCGGGTCGAAGGTGAGCGGCGTCAGCGTCGGCAGCACGTTCGTCTCGAAGTAGTCGCGCATCGACGCCGCCTGTGCGTCGGTGAGGTCGTCGTACTCCGCGACGACGATGCCCGCTTCCTCCAGGCGGCCGCGTATCTCCTCGCGGTAGCAGTCCGCCTGCCGGACGAACAGGTCGCGGGCCTTCTCCAGGGCCAGTTCCCACTGCTCGGCCGGGCCGCGGCCGTCGGGCGTCGTCTCGGTGACGCCGGCGGCCATCTGCTGTTTCAGCCCGCCGATTCGCTTCATGAAGAACTCGTCGAGGTTCCGGGTGAGGATGGCGAGGAACTTCACGCGTTCGAGCAGGGGGTTCCGGTCGTCGACCGCCTCGTACAGCACGCGCTCCTGGAACTCCAGCTCCGACAGCTCGCGGTTCAGGTACAGCGACGGGTCCGCGAGGTCGCCGGTCGCGGGGGCGTCGGCGGCGTGCCCGCGGGTGACGAACGCCTCGTCGCCGCGGGTCCGGTCGGGCTCGCCGGGCTCGTCGGCCGTTTCCTGCTCGTCGCCCATCACCCCCTGTACGGGGCCGGCGGTTCGATTATCTTCCGGTCGGCACGGGGCTGGTACTCGCGCTCGGCCGGGACGGCGACGACCCGGTCGCCCTTCAGGTCGTAGGCGGTGAGCGCGCCGCCGTACACACAGCCGGTGTCGAGCCCGACGGCGTGCTCGGAGACGACCGGCTCGTCGAGCACGGTGTGGCCGAAGAAGACCCGGGTCGGCCCCTCGTACTCCTCCCACCAGAACGGGCCGTCGTAGCCCGCTTCCGGGGGGACCGAGCGGAAGTTCAGCAGGTCCTCGATGTCGTGTTCGTCGAGCGCGCGGCGCGGGTCGACGCCGCCGTGGACGACCATCGCGTCGCCGAGCAGCAGCGCGACGGGCATCGCGTCGAGGTAGTCGTCGAACGGGTCGGTGACCGCGGGCAGGTCCTTCCGGCCGTGGATGAGCTTGTCCTCGTTGTTGCCGCGGACGGAGACGGCGTTCGGGAGCGAGCGGACGAGGTCCACGACGCCGTGGGAGTCCGGTCCCTTGCGGACGAGGTCGCCGACGAAGACGACGAGGTCGTCGTCGCCGAGGTCGAGGCGGTCGAGCAGCGTCTCCAGTTCGGCGCGACAGCCGTGGACGTCGCCGACGACGTACACGTCGTCGTAGTCGGTCGGGTCGATTCGGCGAACGTGCGGCGCGACGGCCGCGGAGAAGTCGTCGGCCGTGAGGCGGCCCGCCGCCGGCCCGTCGGCGGCGAGCGCGACACCCACATCCTCCGAAGTGCCAGACATTGCCCGAGACAGGCTATCGAGGGGATAAACCGTTTCTATGAGCCGGGGTGTGCGCTATATAGACACGGTGCGGCGCGGCCGGCGACGGAAAACCCCTTGACGCGCGCCCCCGGAGGCGGGGTATGAGCGACACGGACCTCGACGCGGAGAAGTACGAGAAACACCGGCAGGCGGGGGCGATACTGGCGCAGGTGCGCGACGAGGCCGCCGAGCGGACGGAGGTCGGCACCGGCTACCTGGAGATATCCGAGTGGGCGGAGAACCGCATCCGCGAGCTGGGCGAGGAGCGGGGCGTCCCGGCCGAGCCCGCGTTCCCGGTCAACGTCAGCGTGGACCACGAGGCGGCCCACGGCGCGGCCGCGCCCGGCGACGACCGGACCATCGGCGAGGAGATGGTGAAGCTCGACATCGGCGTGCAGGTGGACGGCTGGCTGGCCGACACGGCCGTCACCGTCGACTTCACCGGGAACACGGAGCTGGTGGAGGCCGCCGAGCAGGCGCTGGAGGCCGCGCTCGACGCCGTCGGACCGGGCGTCCACACGGGCGAGATCGGCGCCGAGATAGAGGACGTCATCGACGGCTACGGCTACAACCCCGTCGTGAACCTGACGGGCCACGGCCTCGGCCACTGGGACCAGCACACGGCGCCGAACATCCCGAACCGGGCGGTGGAGTCGGGGGTCGAACTCGAAGTCGGCGACGTGGTCGCCGTCGAGCCGTTCGCCACCGACGGCGGCGGGAAGGTCACGGAGGGCCAGCAGGAGGAGATATACGCCCTCGAGAAGGAAGCCTCCGTCCGCAATCGACAGGCCCGGCAGGCGCTCGAACAGATCGTCGAGGAGTTCCGCACGCTCCCCTTCGCGCGCCGCTGGCTCGACACCTCGCGCGCGGAGATGGCGCTTCGTCGGCTCCAGCAACAGGGCGTCGTCCACGGCTACCCGGTGCTCCAGGAGGACAAGGGACGGCTCGTTTCGCAGCGCGAGCACACGCTCATCGTGACGGAGGACGGCTGCGAAGTGACGACGCGGTAGAAGGCGGCGGACTCAGGCGTTGTTCATGCGGACGCGCTCCTCGTGTCCGCAGACGCGACAGACGCTCACCCGGTACGGCTCCCGGGAGAAGGCGGCGTTCTCGGCCTCGGTGCTCTCCGTGAAGATGCGAACGGACACGTCGTGACACGTCTCCGTGTCGCACGTCGGACAGTTCTCAGTGAAGCCGTCGTCGGCCGGTGAGGTCGATGCCATCTCGTCCCTCCCTATCCGTGTCGGAGCCATAAACCGGGGATTCCGTTCGGTTCGTTCGGGGGCGAAAACCACCGGACGGGGCGGCGTCAGACGCAATCGGCGGCCTGAGACGGCTTCCGAGGGTTCACGGACGGCTCTGTGCGCGTCTCGTCGGCTGAACGGCCAACAGATTCAAATAGGAGAACGGAATCGAACGGGGGACGGCACCACGCGACACGGGGCATGGAAACGAGCGACACCGGGTCGGTCGCCGGGAGTTATGCCGGCGGCCGCCGACGCCCCCCTATGGACCGCATGTTCGCCCCGTGGCGCATCGAGTGGGTCGAGCGGGACGGGGACGACGACATCGAGGGGTGCCCCTTCTGCGTGCTCCCCGAGCGCGAGAACGCCCGCGAGGCCCGCGTGGTCGCGCGCAACGACGAGGCGTTCGTCCTCCTGAACAACTACCCGTACAACCCCGGCCACGCGATGGT from Halosegnis marinus carries:
- the ppk1 gene encoding polyphosphate kinase 1, with translation MGDEQETADEPGEPDRTRGDEAFVTRGHAADAPATGDLADPSLYLNRELSELEFQERVLYEAVDDRNPLLERVKFLAILTRNLDEFFMKRIGGLKQQMAAGVTETTPDGRGPAEQWELALEKARDLFVRQADCYREEIRGRLEEAGIVVAEYDDLTDAQAASMRDYFETNVLPTLTPLTFDPAHPFPFISNLSLSLGVRTRRDGEDPKFSRVKIPENRPRLVPVEEGSLYVPLERVIEANLDLLFPNVEVLDCAAFRVTRNAEVRRNEEVAEGLIEMIEGVLRDRRFATVVRLEVEARMPDGMRELLADQLDLDARETYERPGPLDFRDFDALADLDRPDLKLPAWTPKRHPAFAGVGEDGEDGNGARTVFDAVADGDVLVHHPYHSFEHTVQSFLETAAHDDDVVAIKAAIYRTSRDSKVIGSLIDAARNGKQVAVMVELKARFDEENNLRWVRRLEEEGIHVAYGTIGLKTHSKTALVVRDEADADGLTLYSHVGTGNYHAETAKSYVDLGLLTDDQDIGHDLTRLFNFFTGHSLNEEYRKLLVAPANLRESFTDLVEREAAAAREGREARIVAKMNSLEDPAMVERLYEASRAGVEIDLLVRGICRLRPGVEGASGNVRVRSVVGRFLEHSRIFRFHNGGDPEYYIGSADWMTRNLDRRVEAVAPIEEPAHREELQFVLDTMLADNRKAWEMAPDGSYTQARPGDDPVVNTHETLMKRAAERAPDGPDEAIYDLGDPLADEDAFDGPE
- a CDS encoding metallophosphoesterase family protein, whose protein sequence is MSGTSEDVGVALAADGPAAGRLTADDFSAAVAPHVRRIDPTDYDDVYVVGDVHGCRAELETLLDRLDLGDDDLVVFVGDLVRKGPDSHGVVDLVRSLPNAVSVRGNNEDKLIHGRKDLPAVTDPFDDYLDAMPVALLLGDAMVVHGGVDPRRALDEHDIEDLLNFRSVPPEAGYDGPFWWEEYEGPTRVFFGHTVLDEPVVSEHAVGLDTGCVYGGALTAYDLKGDRVVAVPAEREYQPRADRKIIEPPAPYRG
- the map gene encoding type II methionyl aminopeptidase; the encoded protein is MSDTDLDAEKYEKHRQAGAILAQVRDEAAERTEVGTGYLEISEWAENRIRELGEERGVPAEPAFPVNVSVDHEAAHGAAAPGDDRTIGEEMVKLDIGVQVDGWLADTAVTVDFTGNTELVEAAEQALEAALDAVGPGVHTGEIGAEIEDVIDGYGYNPVVNLTGHGLGHWDQHTAPNIPNRAVESGVELEVGDVVAVEPFATDGGGKVTEGQQEEIYALEKEASVRNRQARQALEQIVEEFRTLPFARRWLDTSRAEMALRRLQQQGVVHGYPVLQEDKGRLVSQREHTLIVTEDGCEVTTR